The genomic region AGCAATCGGTCGTTGTCACCTTTGCATCAGGTACCCCTGGGTACTGTGACCCGCAGTATGCGTGGACGCACACCTTAACCAAAGGGTCAGACGTATACTCTTTCGGCGTGGTCTTATTTGAGGTTTTATGTGGGACATTATGCTCTACATATAGCAATGGTGGTGGTCAGCAGATTTTAGTGCCCACGTGGATCGAAAGCTATAAACGGAAGAAGCTAAACGATATCATCTTTAAAAGTCCGACCATTCAACCATTGGATCAGAGTGCTTTAGAAAAACTTTCGGACATTGCATATCGATGTTTGAAGGATTCTCGTGACCAGCGACCTAATATGGCCGAGGTTGTGACAGAACTTGAGACTGCACTTGAAGGTCAAGTGTTGAGTGAATCGAAATTGCCCTTTGATTACAAAGAGATAATTAAGGCTTCTCGGTTTGATCTGGACAACATGTCGAAAGATGAACTTAGGGAACTTCTGTACAAAGGAGTCCTCCTTAACGACGATTATACGGTAAGTATCACTGCTTTTACCTTTAAATTTGGTgttaaggtagcgttcgtttcatggaatggaatggaatggaattaggaagtttttctttgtaaaattgatcttggttgggggagggaggaatttgaaatccttcactctaatgaaatttgtgactatttcaacattccttagaaatccttcactctaatgaaggaatggaatggaatgttgaaatagtcacaaatttcattgattaaagaaattcattggatttcaaattcctccctccccaaaccaagatcaattttacaaagaaaagcttcccaattccatcccattccattccatgaaacgaacgctacctaactGTTAAGTTTTTTCTTCAGTATATATGGTATCTTGTTGAAATCTAAGTTGTacttaaattacatatttttaatataatattGAGACAAAAAATATTCCTTTTAGAAGTGCCCGACGAGTAGACGAGTGGTGTAATTCTATATCTCGTTCCTACCCGTTGATTACCGTTGTTGTTGaagttttgaattttttgaaatgAATAACAAAATGGATGAAAAGATTAAAGTTTAGAGAAAAATGTCACTTTAGTctaaaaatgaaactttttgtatctggtccctgaggtttcatttttgttgccatttgttttgaattttttgaaatgAATAACAAAATCCATGAAAAGATTAAAGTTTAGAGTAAaatgtcactttagtccaaaaatgaaactttttgtatctgggtcctgaggtttcatttttgttgccatttcCATTCAATTGAAAAACTAGGTTGGGATTTTCTGTTAACTTCTCCCCTTTTGTCGTTTTTCTTATTTAAATGAAGGGTATTACCGTCATTTTATACcataatattttaattaaatgaggAAAACGACAAAAAAGGGAGAAGTTAACAAAAATTCTAACCCAATTTGCtaattggatgaaaatgacaacaaaaatgaaaccttaaggacccagatacaaaaagtttcatttttggaCTGAAAACTCAGGGACcatttggcattttactctaaagtTTATAATATGGTTGTTTAGTAGTTAGACTGATTGATACACTCACTCATAAACTATATCATGCTATATGAGTTGAAATAACTTGAACTTGTTTCATGGACAGTGGTTTTCATTAAATACAAGGGGAGAACACTGTGTAATGATATCTTGTGGAGAGTGTGTTTTACCAAGTGCACGTGAGAGTTATCCATGGTCTTCCGGATATAATTCAAGGTCACTTCTCTTCCCTTCTATTTCTATCATCTCATTAGTATAAAGCAATGTATCATTCTTTGCTACGTACCATCTATGCAATTAATATCgcgatatatcagtgatatatatCTGTTATCGGTCCCCTGGTGAGATATCGATGCaaaatatcggtcagaatatTGGTACTGATATTATTGGCGATATTTATTGGAGCAATATTTGAccaatatatcaccgattttcccgatattagtaccttttttatttattttttttttttgaacggctaatttctttaattcctttcgtctgtgggacttgaacccaagacctcccccTTTCTAACCTTGGTGTTTTAAAGACTTTtgtctttgccaatggaccaccaccccattggttaGTACCTTTTTTATTACTGGCTATTAGGTGGTAGGGGCGTTCCACTAGTGATGGTTTTCCATCACTCATAACACCCAATCATTGTCTGTCACATCATTGAGCTTAATTCCAATGAAGGATTTTACTAGAGATgccatcactagtgatggtttttttttttttttttaaataataaattaacaaTTATTATTATCACTAAACAAATGTAGAGAGTCCATttcatattatttttattttttatttcttaaaattATCCATGGGTTTTGATCAAATTGGTTGTTAAACACCCAGCTTCCACGGTAACAGGCAACAATTCAACGCGTGCTCACTACAACGCGTGGTGGAATGGGGTGGTGGCCATGTTCCACGTTAATTCACGCGTGATCACGTCTTCATAACGCGGGACCCCGGGTGGCCTTAGTGTtctaagtcttaattgttaaatgttagtgttgcAAGTCTTAATCACTTCctacttgttacaattgttagtgttttaccgatatccaactgcgataaccgatatctcaaatatcagtTCTTGACATATATCCAATATTTTTACCGGATTAACTACATAGGCTACGTACCATCCATGCAGATTTGCTGTGGGCACCTATCATTCAGTGATTGGAAGATTCAGAACACGTGTAAAAACTCAATTATTGTCACCACTAATCACATACAAGGTGAACCTTGTGTTCAAATTTATGCTCCCAGAAAGGATGAGCAAATGTAAACTTATATCCCTAAAGTACAAATTACTTGGGGAGAGAAAATATTCAACTTCATATTTTGCGTATGCGAGAGAAGATGGATGGTGGATGGCTGAATTGTATCGATTTACTAGTGACGGGAGATCTATTGATCTTGATATTCTATTTGATGGATCCGATCGTGATTTTCCTGTCATAGAAATAGAAGGAATCGAGTTTCGGCCCTTGGAGAAAGTAAGATGACATATAAAAGTTTGTATATTTAAATTCTAGAATTAACCGCCATTTTCGTCATGTGGTTTGTCTAACTATACCAGTCAtgccaaattttaaatttgtaccatttccgtctctgacattcttgaaacatgtcAGTTCTGTCTAAAAACTTAACGTCTGTTAAAACCTGTCGTCTAATGAGAGGGTAAAATTACCATTTTCTTGGTTTTTAAACCTTATTAAAATCCTACCCCTTTTCCATCTTAATAAGGTTCAAGAAAAAAAGGAAATAAATAAAAGGGAAATGACGTTTTTACCCTCATTAAATGGCAGGTTTTACACATATTAAGTTTTTGGAAAGAACTGACATGTTTCAAGAATATAAGGGATGGAAATggtacaaatttaaaatttgtctTGGACTCGCATCATTGGACAAACCACATCGACAAAAATGACAGTTTGCTCTAGTTCTATTGTTTTAAACTTTCTTGGAAAGTATGttggggctgtttggtagcctcttaatgaccattcagatgctacctcttaatggtttaaaaccgcttaatgaataagaggtaacctcaggtctgaatggttaagaggtaacctctgaattgTTAAATCATCatatgtcacattcttctactttctcattggtaaaattcttaatggttccattaagaggtagcctcttaatgaccattcagaggctaccaaacagagGATAACATTTTCAATTTAATTACACCTCATTTTTCGAAGAACATCACATTTTGAGCATGATGATCTTTTCTTCCATGTTGATTCTGTCAAAATCTAATATGGTTATGTTCTATAGGAACCCATATCAGATTCGGATGCAAATTGGAAACAAAAGTTGCCAATTGATTATAAAGACATACTTAAACTCTCAAAAAATAGTGTGAAATCTACAACGGAGAAGGAGGTGTACTCAACTTTTTGTAGAGGGTTTTTAATCAATGATGGTCAAGAGGTAATTAATTTAGTAGGAATGATTATCTACTGTCATTGCTGAATTTTTTTTAGACACACTCCTTCATTTGTTACTCATATGTAGTGGTTGTGCGTAGGGGttcaaacgagccgagcggctcgagatcggctcgagaaaaaactcgaaacgagccgagccttatcgagcccgagccgagtttgagcctcaaaacaaagctcgtttgtttatcgagcccgagctcgagcctcacatgtgaagctcgttaggctcgtcgagccttatcgagccttggtgtaaacgagccgagtcgagccgagcttatttaaacttgtttacaagctgACCTCGAatctaaaaataagcttatttagtaaacgagcccgagcccgagcccgagcccgagctttatttatcgagctcgcaagcctaaaaagtctattatttatattatttttatttaatataattattaatagataataaacgagccgagcccgagccgagctcgagcttgataaattagaaacgagccgagctcgagcccgagctctcataagttaatcgagctcgagctcgagcctggccgagctcgggctcggctcggctcgtttgcacccctagttgtGCGCCTATATATGAACATGGTTCAAAGGAAGCATTACTGAATTGCTCGAACAAGTACTTACACATACTATCCACATTCCATAATAAAAACGCCTAAAATCATGTCTAGTTAGCAGTCATATCATAAAGTCACCGAATAAGGAAACCTAAAAACATCTAAAACCATTGCCACATCATCACCATCTTTTTAATGTTTAGAGTAAACCTCAATTTTTGTCTTTGTGGTTTGTTGATTTTAACACTTTCAGTCCAATAGTCCAATAGTTTGAAAGTCACCATCTTTTTAATGTTTAGAGTAAACCTCAATTTTTGTCTTTGTGGTTTGCTGATTTTAACACTTTCAGTCCAATAGTTTGAAAGTTGCATTTATCATCCATTAGTTTGCTGATTTTAAcaatttcagtccattagtttcctgATTTTAACATTTTCACTCACTGAAAACTGTTAAAATTAACACTAGTGTGGACTGAAACTGTTAAAATCAGCAAACTAATAGATGATaaatgcaatttttaaactattaGACTGAAAGTGTTAAAATCAGCAAACCACCGGGACAAAAATTGAGGTTTACTCTAAATTTTAACTATTCATTTACACCACTCATTCTCTTtctatatattttatatattaaaagtaCACAAGGTCCACTATTAACTTGTGTTTTGGGTGTAAAAACAACACTACTATCACAATAATAAGAACGGATGATGCGCCCTA from Helianthus annuus cultivar XRQ/B chromosome 10, HanXRQr2.0-SUNRISE, whole genome shotgun sequence harbors:
- the LOC110886847 gene encoding uncharacterized protein LOC110886847 isoform X1, translating into MDPYLKIFLQPFEHLKIRLDEITRATNNFDDEKCIGRGGFGKVYKGELLCMGEPTMAAIKRLDRRHGQGTPEFLKEITTLYNYYHDNLISLLGFCCEAHEMILVYELASRGSLDRHLKSSHLTWTQRIKICIDVAKGLSYLHDPREKHQRLIHCDVKSANILLDEQWNAKLSDFGLSIKGSANEQQSVVVTFASGTPGYCDPQYAWTHTLTKGSDVYSFGVVLFEVLCGTLCSTYSNGGGQQILVPTWIESYKRKKLNDIIFKSPTIQPLDQSALEKLSDIAYRCLKDSRDQRPNMAEVVTELETALEGQVLSESKLPFDYKEIIKASRFDLDNMSKDELRELLYKGVLLNDDYTWFSLNTRGEHCVMISCGECVLPSARESYPWSSGYNSRFAVGTYHSVIGRFRTRVKTQLLSPLITYKVNLVFKFMLPERMSKCKLISLKYKLLGERKYSTSYFAYAREDGWWMAELYRFTSDGRSIDLDILFDGSDRDFPVIEIEGIEFRPLEKEPISDSDANWKQKLPIDYKDILKLSKNSVKSTTEKEVYSTFCRGFLINDGQEWFSLDKNGKKCYMQSARAPSIDGEICRRFLPNSRFKETVEVMNGFEFKIHITINPQLVSSQTTYGSYLVYKLPRDQSRYEAPIEVMDEELSEATRYIYLVTPQFPVIRTNAYQYTRNPSNKKGFPEHRDDGWMEVQVYEFKTDTTSDMIHFSLKLTFCASKPLRGLIIEGLEYRPV
- the LOC110886847 gene encoding serine/threonine-protein kinase CDG1 isoform X2, with the translated sequence MDPYLKIFLQPFEHLKIRLDEITRATNNFDDEKCIGRGGFGKVYKGELLCMGEPTMAAIKRLDRRHGQGTPEFLKEITTLYNYYHDNLISLLGFCCEAHEMILVYELASRGSLDRHLKSSHLTWTQRIKICIDVAKGLSYLHDPREKHQRLIHCDVKSANILLDEQWNAKLSDFGLSIKGSANEQQSVVVTFASGTPGYCDPQYAWTHTLTKGSDVYSFGVVLFEVLCGTLCSTYSNGGGQQILVPTWIESYKRKKLNDIIFKSPTIQPLDQSALEKLSDIAYRCLKDSRDQRPNMAEVVTELETALEGQVLSESKLPFDYKEIIKASRFDLDNMSKDELRELLYKGVLLNDDYTWFSLNTRGEHCVMISCGECVLPSARESYPWSSGYNSRFAVGTYHSVIGRFRTRVKTQLLSPLITYKVNLVFKFMLPERMSKCKLISLKYKLLGERKYSTSYFAYAREDGWWMAELYRFTSDGRSIDLDILFDGSDRDFPVIEIEGIEFRPLEKEPISDSDANWKQKLPIDYKDILKLSKNSVKSTTEKEVYSTFCRGFLINDGQEWFSLDKNGKKCYMQSARAPSIDGEICRRFLPNSRALRPYGMGVEIWRGGQFTPTKPPRAWHFPQRCVLGGRFFTGVWGVGGGIWLVIWHELIGGLC